One window from the genome of Sulfolobales archaeon encodes:
- a CDS encoding AAA-associated domain-containing protein yields the protein MSQHRKAQIPICVTIDQVIGLVEILYSLGGVADTSKISEIVDVDAGLLPNVIDVAEALGLVKLSRGDLEITSLGRDIARADSRSLKKMLRELAIKLEPISTIYKEISEKGYMNKGELEKILETFYGPEKSKAFECIINWGIYLGLFRWSSDTQILTRIRKHTK from the coding sequence GTGTCACAACATAGAAAGGCTCAGATACCTATATGTGTAACAATCGATCAGGTTATAGGGCTCGTCGAGATCCTCTATAGCCTAGGCGGCGTTGCAGACACATCTAAGATAAGCGAGATAGTAGATGTAGACGCAGGCCTCCTACCAAATGTGATCGATGTAGCAGAGGCCCTAGGCCTTGTCAAGCTCAGCAGAGGAGATCTAGAGATCACAAGCCTGGGTAGAGATATCGCTAGAGCCGACTCCAGAAGCCTCAAGAAAATGTTGAGAGAGCTAGCTATAAAGCTAGAGCCCATTTCCACAATATATAAAGAAATAAGTGAAAAGGGATATATGAATAAAGGGGAACTCGAAAAAATCCTTGAGACCTTTTATGGACCAGAAAAAAGCAAGGCCTTCGAGTGTATAATAAACTGGGGCATTTACCTAGGACTCTTTAGATGGAGCTCTGACACACAGATCCTCACACGTATAAGAAAACATACAAAGTGA